From the Trifolium pratense cultivar HEN17-A07 linkage group LG4, ARS_RC_1.1, whole genome shotgun sequence genome, the window acttataaactttTGTTCAGGCCAACTCACATCATATCTATGATTTGGGTTGGTGTCTTCTTTGGTGGTCTGGAGGTTCAGAAGTGTCTTTCTAAAAATAGGATTAGAAATGGTCTTCTTTTAGGTGGTGTCGGTTTTGATTTTATTCATTAGTGTTCCACTTATATACGACACCTTTATTTTTGTAGTTCTGTTTCTTCCGACCTCTATTCTTCTTGTACAAAGAccgattattaataataatatattattttactgttaaaaaaacaaaaaactgatCCGGGACTCCTTAACATACAGTACCTTAATGTTGCTTTAGATGAGCCACAATCTTTTGAAAACAATGTTATCAACttttttactttattaattttacttTGATCTAACAATCTAgcatgaatattttaaaaataaaactcaatcttttgtttatttattttaataatcaCCGTAATTTAGAATTGATGAAAAAGGATGAGAAGAAAGAGCCCACAGAAGACAgttcctttttctttcttttgttcgTTCGGTGAAAAGGACATGTGAATGCGcagataaaaagaaaagaaccatACAAGAAAGAAAAGTATACAATGTCACAAAGTATTCTTAAAATAAACCTCATTTTTCCTCTCATCAATATTGAGAAGTGTAAATAATTATTGTCATCACATGACTTCATAAGCTTTAATGAGAAATTCATGAGAATCACATTAGGACAATTATGTgatcctactttttttttacacctAAAAATCCTCAACTACCGATAATTATCATATAGTAAGGTTAATTAACATATTATAGTAATGAACAAATAAACTTAGTTCAATGCATAGTACATTAGTCatcatacattaatttttaattccCTATCTCATCATACAAAACACAAATCAGAAAGCAAGGGAGAAAGAAACCTTACTTTCTCTTATAGAAAACACAACTTGTTTTCCCTAAACTATTATACTTACATTCTACGGTTagaataaaattataatgtattCGACGAAATTACAACTGAAATTCAAAATGTAGCTTTTGTTAAAATTACGATGACACACCGTAATTCTGACAAATTTACTGTAAATCTAAACATACATTTAGAAGTAATCAAACTGGCGATTAAGCTGAAATGGTTGATCTCTTTCTTTCTTGCTTAACTTAGGTACTAAAACCCTATTCCTAATCTTATTCTTATCACTAGGAACCTCAGGGGGTCTAACAGATCTAATCAAAGCCCAATTCACACCTTTAAAAAATTCATGTCTTTTAATCTCAACAGAACCCAAACAACTTCCAATTCTTTTATTAGGATTCTTCACCAACAATTTACTAATAAGATCTTGAACTTTCACCATTTCTTCAAACTCATGACTACTACTAACACCAATCCTAGGAAAAGTCAAAGGTTGTTTCAAAATGTTGACCAATGTTTTCTCATTGTTTTCACCTTTAAATGGTGTTCTTCCATATAACATTTCATACAAAAAAACACCAAATGTCCACCAATCTACAGCACTTCCATGACCTTGTCCTAATATAACTTCTGGTGCTAAATATTCATGTGTCCCTACAAATGATTTTGATCTTGCATCAATTGGTTCAGCTACAAAATCAGGATCAAGATCAACCTCAAACTCTTCTTGAACATTTTCTCTTATAACTGTTTCAagtgttgttttctttttcttagttgATGATGACAAGAAACAGGACAAAACAGGTTGCATGGGGGAAATACAAGAAGGTGTTGAAGATTTTCTTGTTGTAGTTTTGATACTTCTTTCTAATCTTGTTTTGTTTCTCAAGAGCTTTGGAACTACATCACATTTTAGTGAAAGATCAAAATCTGATAGCATTATGTGTCCATCTTCTCTTACTAAAATATTCTCTGGCTTTAAATCTCTGTATACTATTCCCATCATGTGTAGATATTCTAGTGCCAATAGTGTCTCAGCTGCATAAAACCTGTTCATGATCataatttgttaatttgttaatacCTTCAcataattataatcattattatatattgataattaaactaatcacaatttttggtagggaggaccataATTTGATCCCTGCAACTGTGACCACTTATGACATAACTgaccctcgaaccagattaga encodes:
- the LOC123882049 gene encoding protein kinase PINOID 2, with translation MTTITTPYRDEPDYDSSSSSITVPESTRSWMSNLSFGSRRRRSSVSVSSTTTYTSSLLGSNAKPHKANQVAWEAMTRLRLDKGRVGLDHFRILKRLGSGDIGNVYLCQIRNPVVGLPQCYYAMKVIDREALAIRKKLQRAEMEKEILGMLDHPFLPTLYTEFDASHYSCLVMEFCPGGDLYASRQRQPRKRFSLSSAKFYAAETLLALEYLHMMGIVYRDLKPENILVREDGHIMLSDFDLSLKCDVVPKLLRNKTRLERSIKTTTRKSSTPSCISPMQPVLSCFLSSSTKKKKTTLETVIRENVQEEFEVDLDPDFVAEPIDARSKSFVGTHEYLAPEVILGQGHGSAVDWWTFGVFLYEMLYGRTPFKGENNEKTLVNILKQPLTFPRIGVSSSHEFEEMVKVQDLISKLLVKNPNKRIGSCLGSVEIKRHEFFKGVNWALIRSVRPPEVPSDKNKIRNRVLVPKLSKKERDQPFQLNRQFDYF